The Tenrec ecaudatus isolate mTenEca1 chromosome 4, mTenEca1.hap1, whole genome shotgun sequence region ttaaattctataccactgactAAATTAATGATGATAGTATTATTATTAGAATTATCGAAGGCCCCATGGAGATTATTTGATTTCTCAAAAACTGATCATGCTGTGTCTAAAGTAGATCAGGGACatgtataaaccatagatatacaaatggattttgagctcacacttaattgcAAGCCATTGCATGACATGACCCTGCTgagtacttgccctcatgaagtggTCACTGAAGATTGAGTGTTATGGGGCAATGTTTGGTGAAGAAGTTAGGTGGTACTTGGCTAGCTGAGAGATTAGTGTCTGGAATTATAGaggtttgttttaaaacaagtacccatctaagtgaggtatcagctaaatccacatggaagaagcacaccagtcagtgcaATCAAAAGATTAACAGTAAAATCCAAAATCAGAAGTGGAGATTGTCTCCGAGCTTAAAATAGGAATACCTGGTTTGCAAAAGACTGacggtgaaagcccaaaatctatttacTAAGCCTCCATTGAACTACCTCCACCCATTGACCAGAGAATTGAATGGCCTTGCCTCCAGGCAAAGTGCAAAGGATCGGGGATGACCGCAGATCTAGTTATGTTGAAATTTAACGTTGtaacatttgttttcccttttgactcatttgtaACTTGTTCCAGTGTTATTTCTgcccttttggattgaggtttttctgtcttACTCTGTTGGAATCAATGTAGTATAGGTAAATCTCTAGAGGCAGCagctagattaatagtttcttagggttatgacaaGGGAACTTggaaggaaagggggaactaatgatAATGGAtacaaaaatgatgaaaatattgcAAAATTGACTGATGATGAATGCACAAGTGTAACAGATTGAAACCACTGAATTATATGATCCATGACCCATACagctgtttaaaataaataagttgGTGACATACATTACAGTTTGCTGAGGGTAAATATTTTACATGAGATCTTTCAAAATCTCAGGAGAAGGAAATGAGGAAATATTTTCAAGGAAGTTCTAGGGAGTCAGGAGAGAGTAATTTATAATCCGATGTGTTTCCCTAGTCAGATGATTTATAGTATTTCACTCGAGTCCCTCCTTTTACATTGAGATGAGCGTGTGATGCGTGACCTCTGGGCCTGCAACCCATCTTACTCACGGTCTCTCGGGTGTCTCATCTAGGTTGGCTGAAGCTCATCGGCAGTGTcatttccttcctctttttcactgacatgATGATCTACTGGATTCATAGAGGCCTCCACCATAGACTCGTCTATAAGGTAGAGTAActtgaaaagaaaaatgcaaacctTCCGCATGGTGTGACCGTAAATTCTGTTCGCTGTTCCCCTCCGAGTTAAATTCCCAAGTAGCCATCATCACCACAAGGTAGAGGTGCTACATTTTGTTCACATTGTTCCTGTCGGGTCTGGAGGGGTCATGTTAAAATTTTACTACTTGAGGATACGGGAGAGGGGGCATTTTATAAAACTGTTTTTCCAATTTCGAAGCAAATTTTCCTCGAGGTTACTTCGCGAACATGAGTATGAAAAGTTAAATTGACAGTTCGACTTGAGATCGTGTGTGTTCCTAATCATGTTCCTTTCTTCTGCAGTCCTTTCACAAGCCTCACCATCTCTGGAAGATACCCACTCCGTTTGCAAGTCATGCTTTCCACCCTGTGGATGGCTTCCTGCAGGGCCTGCCGTACCATTTGTAccccttcctcttccccctgCACAAGGTGGCTTATTTAAGTTTATACATTTTAGTCAATATCTGGACGATTTCCATTCATGATGGTGATTTTCGTGTCCCCCAAATCTTAAGACCGTTCATTAATGGCTCGGCTCATCACACAGATCATCACCTATTCTTTGACTATAACTATGGACAGTATTTTACACTGTGGGATAGAATTGGAGGCTCTTTCAAAAACCCATCGGCTTTTGAAGGGAAGGGACCCCTGACTTATGTGAAGAACATGACAGAAGAAAAAGGCAACGACCATCTAGgaaatggctgcaaaaatgaaaaattaatcaATGGAAAGTGTACAAAGAACGAGTAGATTATTGCTTAATTATTCTGAAATCTCTTTAAGAAGTGAAAATAATCAGCATACAGCCAAGAATCACAGCAAATAAATGGAGTCATATGAAAGTGAGCCTTGGAGGTGCTCTGGAAGGAGGGCCCTACCGGCAGGTCACAGAGTGATCCGTGAGCACCGCGCTCTTAGCACCGTGCTTCTAAGCCAGGGACAGCGCGGGCCTTTCTCGTCTCCAGATCTGCTGTTCAAATTCCTGCAATGTCCATCGTTTTAAAACAGAGGCAACCGATTATTGAGGGGACGAGGCTCCGTCCTTTTTGCCTTAATCCACTCATACGCATTGAGAAACACCTTCTATGCTTAATAAATACCAAGACTAAGACGCATGACAAAGAAATGCTCATGGAAAGATGGTCCCTTTTTTCCTGGAGTGACTAAGGCTTGTGTGTTGGGTGAAGATGGTTACTTGTACTTTGTTCAAGTAGAAGCTTCAATGTGAAAAACAAATTCTGGTGTAGCATCTGACCTGATTAACAGCAGGTCTCATGGTATCATCTTCCTGCACATAGGAAGCATGTTGTCTGGAGGCTTTgtcaaatatttacattttactgatgaataaat contains the following coding sequences:
- the SC5D gene encoding lathosterol oxidase — protein: MDLVLSVADYYLLTPYAYPAWWPEDDIFRQTISLLIVTNIGAFILYFIFASLNYYFVYDHSLMKHPQFLKNQVAREIKSTVLSLPWISLPTVALFLLEVRGYSKLYDDLGDFPGGWLKLIGSVISFLFFTDMMIYWIHRGLHHRLVYKSFHKPHHLWKIPTPFASHAFHPVDGFLQGLPYHLYPFLFPLHKVAYLSLYILVNIWTISIHDGDFRVPQILRPFINGSAHHTDHHLFFDYNYGQYFTLWDRIGGSFKNPSAFEGKGPLTYVKNMTEEKGNDHLGNGCKNEKLINGKCTKNE